CGGCCGGCATCACCGCCGGCAGGCACCACCGCACAACAACCACAACCGAACAGCTCGCTACGGATGCGGGATCCCTGTCGTCGGCGGAAGGGAGCGGTTCAGAACAGGTCCGGGCACCAAGGCCGCCTGGACGTACGCAGCAGGGCGTCGGCCTTCCGGGCGGCGCCCGCTCGTTCTTCTTGCACCCGGCCCAGCGCCGCCAGCCGCACCGCCGACTCGTCCCCGAGCCACAGCGCCCCCAACTCGACCAGCCCGAGCGTGAGTTCCGCGCTCTCGGTGGTCGGCGTACAGGACGCCCCGTCGCCCGAGGCCTCCAGCCGGTAGCGCCCGCCGGTCAGACCGTCGACGCCGGCGACCTCCAGCACCAGCGTCCCCTCCCCCTCGTACGTCCGCGCCTGCAGAGCGCCTGCGACGTCGAGGATCCGCACCCACAGCCAGTCCGCCAGCGAGGTGATCCTGGCCGCCCGCGGATCCGGCAGGAGGAACGGGAGCAGGTCGTCGGGCGCCCGCCAGCCGCTCTTGACCTGCACGACCCAGTCGATGGAGCACAGGTAATGCCACAGGGCGCGCTCCGCGGCCGGTGTCGCGCCCAGCAGCCACTTCACGGTGGCCGTGTTCAACGGCTGCTTGGCGTCACCCCAGTTGTCGTCGACCTCGTAGGCGGCCATGCCCTCGACCTCGCCGGACGCCGAGCGGTACACGGCGAAGAAGGGCAGCTTCCACGACGGGTCGAACCGCAGGGCGCCGGTGTTGAGCTTCCACCACACCTCGTCGCGGGTGATGAGGCCGGGCCGGGCGCGGCGCAGCCGCTCGTACAGCTCCGGGCCGAGCTTGCGGACGTCCTCGCCGTCCACCAGGTCGATCCGCCCGCCGTCCGCCGGGCCCGCCCAGCGGGCGTCGAGACCGGCGCGCGGCACGTCGACCGTCCACTCGGCCGTCCAGGTCGCCGGTCCGAAGCCGTACCGGCCGTAGATCGGGTACTCGGCGGCGATCAGCGTC
The genomic region above belongs to Streptomyces coeruleorubidus and contains:
- a CDS encoding GNAT family N-acetyltransferase — encoded protein: MTPTPRADGIDVRPITEAEFTDWLRAVSTGFLRVPVLSEEEIEGRRRQFVPGRYLGAFDGGRCVATFRSFDQELTAVGGASVPADAVSGVTVTATHRRRGLLSRMMAQDLAAAKERGDVVATLIAAEYPIYGRYGFGPATWTAEWTVDVPRAGLDARWAGPADGGRIDLVDGEDVRKLGPELYERLRRARPGLITRDEVWWKLNTGALRFDPSWKLPFFAVYRSASGEVEGMAAYEVDDNWGDAKQPLNTATVKWLLGATPAAERALWHYLCSIDWVVQVKSGWRAPDDLLPFLLPDPRAARITSLADWLWVRILDVAGALQARTYEGEGTLVLEVAGVDGLTGGRYRLEASGDGASCTPTTESAELTLGLVELGALWLGDESAVRLAALGRVQEERAGAARKADALLRTSRRPWCPDLF